One part of the Kryptolebias marmoratus isolate JLee-2015 linkage group LG13, ASM164957v2, whole genome shotgun sequence genome encodes these proteins:
- the il12bb gene encoding interleukin-12 subunit beta, translated as MYSLFLVILCSGLCFASMDSDEYNLETLMDNVVVLRVPYVYGNMMEVRLTCGEAYQDQPVFWKKDGVQLSPDVQGNQITVLVKEMDGGNYTCHLSPNGEYLNHTVILVQLDPDNRTVILEEKSPEEGHIHCSAPNYKGSFHCTWTRTQHRSHAAVLLVKANRYLDEVPCVLDADGSGVHCHNANCPYKEEKHPISLTVYIHSYSRLEAYTKSFYLREIVRPAKLPNLNISNGQVFSWDYPESWEKPCTYFGLHFQVKVVHPGQSCNSEKLIMNEIVEETKWEVKVRSKKYVFCVRGQDKYTRGPWSHWSQCTVTKNDVIC; from the exons ATGTATTCATTGTTCCTGGTGATCTTGTGTTCTGGTCTGTGCTTTGCCAGCATGGATAGTGATGAATATAACCTGGAGACACTGATGGATAATG TTGTGGTCCTGAGGGTGCCTTATGTTTATGGTAACATGATGGAAGTCCGTCTGACCTGTGGAGAAGCTTATCAGGACCAGCCCGTGTTTTGGAAGAAAGAtg GTGTGCAGCTTTCACCAGATGTGCAGGGGAACCAGATCACAGTTCTCGTCAAAGAGATGGACGGAGGAAACTACACTTGTCATCTCAGTCCAAACGGAGAATACCTCAACCACACCGTGATCCTGGTCCAGCTAGATCCGGATAACAGGACCGTCATACTGGAGGAAAAATCACCTGAAGAAG GTCACATCCACTGCTCGGCACCAAACTACAAAGGCTCCTTTCACTGCACCTGGACCAGAACGCAGCACAGATCCCACGCTGCTGTGCTCCTGGTAAAGGCTAACCG TTATTTGGATGAGGTTCCCTGTGTGCTGGATGCGGACGGCTCTGGAGTTCACTGTCACAATGCTAACTGCCCttataaagaggaaaaacatccCATCTCGCTGACAGTTTACATACACAGCTACTCCCGTCTGGAGGCTTACACAAAGTCCTTCTACCTGAGAGAGATTG TAAGGCCAGCCAAACTGCCTAACCTGAATATCAGCAATGGCCAAGTGTTCAGCTGGGACTACCCTGAGTCCTGGGAGAAGCCCTGCACCTACTTTGGCCTCCACTTCCAGGTGAAGGTCGTCCACCCTGGACAGTCCTGTAACAGTGAGAAGCTCATAATG aatgAGATCGTTGAAGAAACCAAATGGGAGGTCAAAGTCAGGTCCAAGAAGTACGTTTTCTGTGTGCGAGGTCAGGACAAGTACACCAGGGGACCATGGAGCCACTGGAGTCAGTGCAC AGTGACCAAAAATGATGTGATTTGCtaa